One Tachysurus fulvidraco isolate hzauxx_2018 chromosome 2, HZAU_PFXX_2.0, whole genome shotgun sequence DNA segment encodes these proteins:
- the timeless gene encoding protein timeless homolog encodes MMNCELLATCSALGCLEGDKYHKEPDCLESVKDLIRYLRHEDETRDVRQQLGAGKILQNDLLFIITQHGQDKPLFDACIRLMVNLTQPALLCFGKTPNDAVFRNHFLQIVTYLQGYKEAFANERVFTVLSETLYNLLQLDWEQRQEEDNLLIERILLLVRNVLHVPADPTEEKNVDDDASVHDKLLWAIHMSGMDDLLKFLASSQSEQQWSMHVLEIISLMFRDQTPEMLVSAGQSRSTQEKQKDAQELEALRQKELAEKRSRMLQRGTRHSRFRGSYVVQGLKSIGEKDVIFHQGLHNFKNYSHDSGKAVRRVPKRKQTARDTETQRRSVLNVRLFLREFCIDFLENCYNRLMYLVKESLIREQGQQHDETYYLWALSFFMAFNRGNGCRPELVSETLSIRTFHFIEKNITNYYEMMLTDRKEAISWSRRMHLALKAYQELLMTINEMDHSKDENIRQSANVIKTNIFYLMEFREIFLTLLRKFDERMQPRSFLRDLVESTHLFLRMLERFCKGRNNLLVQKKKTKRRKKKKSSTTQIENTPEVLEETWQIVSQELRTSGFQLSESLREGVVPFDATSAVPVTEQRTEATIRIQDALLARTGPEALGLLRAAREVWPEGDVFGSAEVEPEEELDLLKQILFAELPRPAQAEPAIDEVEEGAELDEEDELETVQVSETEFNFLDFIKRFANPNIVQPYLVLLRSYSKNTPHTNHCIARMLYRIAVDLKMDALLFQLSVFHLFNKIFTDPAASAYKELLTFAKYVVNRFFTLTTHNSKAFIELLFWKNVHNVRQMTEGYSADDDGAKKKAIWTPEEEEELRRVYEEHKDSGVPDIVETILPLLGTERTRRQVVIQMVSMGLVDSVKDLKKDRKGTHIVLWTEEQEQELQMLFEEYKDSDDVLGNILKRLTAKRSRARVVDKIISMGLVSERKELYKKRRRSTAGKSREMTEEDFFADLSGEPRGDMIHRDEEQDGDSEEEDDDDDCDEGEKEEIRPVRQKKVNKRESVVEKNLSVESMAQRLQGEGMSGPILWLQNCLNRAADDREEDGVSHPVALVPLTEENEDAMENKKFQRLLCKVGIRAPADEQESFWRIPSTMSIYQLRSIARSLDQVEESEVKVQEEIETGMTVSPELEQNNDEDSDSQELRSQALRALLLARQRKRPSEDTKEKSDVEATSEMKAQSSAAFKGKTSGKRSRVLDSDDDEDERDEASPKMNIETEGGNQSDEETHSAPAKRRCHRVLSDDDDED; translated from the exons ATGATGAACTGTGAGCTGTTGGCCACTTGCAGTGCTCTTGGGTGTCTGGAGGGGGATAAATATCACAAAGAGCCTGACTGCTTGG AGAGTGTTAAGGATCTGATTCGCTACCTGAGGCATGAGGATGAGACAAGGGACGTAAGACAGCAGCTGGGTGCTGGAAAGATCCTCCAGAATGACCTTTTATTTATCATAACACAGCATGGACAGGACAAGCCTCTGTTTGATGCCTGCATCAG GCTCATGGTAAACTTGACCCAGCCTGCACTTCTCTGCTTTGGAAAAACCCCGAATGATGCCGTTTTTCGAAACCATTTCCTCCAAATTGTGACTTATCTTCAAGGATACAAGGAG GCATTTGCCAATGAGAGAGTGTTTACAGTCCTGAGTGAGACGCTGTACAACCTGCTGCAACTG GATTGGGAACAGAGGCAGGAGGAGGATAACTTGTTGATTGAGAGGATTCTGCTGCTTGTCAGGAATGTACTGCATGTCCCTGCTGACCCCACTGAGGAAAAG AATGTGGATGATGATGCCAGTGTACACGATAAGCTGTTGTGGGCAATCCATATGAGCGGGATGGATGACCTGCTCAAATTCCTGGCCAGTTCTCAGAGTGAGCAGCAGTGGAGCATGCATGTGCTGGAGATCATCTCACTCATGTTTAGAGACCAG ACTCCTGAGATGCTGGTAAGTGCAGGACAAAGCCGCTCCACAcaggagaaacagaaagacGCGCAAGAGCTAGAAGCTCTCAGACAGAAAGAGCTGGCAGAGAAACGGAGCCGCATGCTACAGAGAGGAACCAG GCACTCACGTTTTCGAGGCTCATATGTGGTCCAGGGATTAAAGTCTATTGGTGAGAAAGATGTCATTTTCCACCAAGGACTCCACAAT TTTAAGAACTATTCTCATGATTCTGGGAAGGCCGTGAGGCGTGTGCCCAAGCGTAAACAGACAGCCCGAGACACCGAGACCCAGCGCCGCTCTGTCCTGAATGTGCGGCTCTTCCTGCGTGAATTCTGTATAGACTTCCTGGAAAACTGCTACAATAGACTCATGTACCTTGTCAAG GAGTCATTAATTCGTGAACAGGGCCAGCAGCATGATGAAACGTATTACCTGTGGGCTCTGAGCTTCTTCATGGCCTTTAATCGTGGAAATGGTTGCAGGCCTGAACTTGTCTCGGAGACGCTCTCCATCCGTACCTTTCACTTCATAGAGAAGAACATCACCAACTACTATGAGATGATGCTCACTGACCGCAAAGAGGCCATATCATGGTCTCGCAG GATGCATTTGGCTTTGAAAGCTTACCAAGAACTCTTAATGACTATAAATGAAATGGATCACTCTAAAGATGAGAACATCCGCCAGAGTGCAAATGTTATCAAGA CTAATATTTTCTATCTGATGGAgttcagggagattttcctcaccctCTTGAGGAAGTTTGATGAGAGAATGCAGCCGCGCTCATTTCTGCGCGATCTGGTAGAATCCACGCATCTGTTTTTACGAATGCTTGAACGTTTCTGCAAGGGCCGGAACAATCTGCTTGTGCAG aaaaaaaagacaaaaaggagaaagaagaaaaagagttCAACTACACAGATAGAGAATACTCCTGAAGTACTGGAGGAAACATGGCAAATCGTGTCTCAGGAGCTCAGGACCTCTGGCTTTCAg TTATCAGAATCTCTGCGAGAGGGTGTGGTGCCCTTTGATGCTACCTCTGCGGTTCCTGTTACTGAGCAGAGGACTGAAGCAACGATTCGTATTCAGGATGCTTTGCTGGCCCGCACTGGGCCAGAAGCACTCGGGTTACTTCGAGCTGCACG CGAGGTGTGGCCAGAGGGAGACGTGTTTGGTTCAGCGGAGGTGGAACCTGAGGAAGAGCTTGATCTTCTGAAGCAGATTCTCTTTGCTGAACTTCCCA GACCAGCTCAGGCTGAACCTGCAATTGATGAGGTTGAGGAAGGTGCAGAACTGGACGAGGAAGATGAACTGGAGACTGTGCAGGTGTCAGAAACAGAGTTCAACTTTTTGGATTTTATCAAGAG GTTTGCAAATCCAAACATTGTTCAGCCATATTTGGTGTTGCTCCGCTCATACTCAAAGAACACACCGCATACCAACCACTGCATTGCCCGTATGCTTTACCGTATTGCTGTGGATCTGAAGATGGATGCTTTGCTTTTCCAGCTTTCTGTCTTCCACCTCTTCAATAAAATCTTCACTGACCCTGCTGCCTCAGCCTATAAG GAGCTGCTTACTTTTGCAAAGTATGTTGTGAACCGGTTCTTCACTCTCACTACCCATAACAGCAAAGCCTTCATTGAACTACTTTTCTGGAAGAATGTTCACAATGTAAGACAGATGACTGAGGGCTACAGTGcagatga TGATGGAGCTAAGAAAAAAGCCATTTGGACaccagaggaagaagaggagctTCGACGAGTATATGAAGAACACAAGGATTCTGGAG TTCCTGACATAGTGGAGACAATTCTACCATTGCTTGGCACAGAACGCACCAGACGACAGGTTGTGATTCAAATGGTGTCTATGGGTCTTGTGGACAGCGTAAAGGACCTGAAGAAAGACAG AAAAGGTACTCATATTGTGCTCTGGACTGAGGAGCAAGAACAGGAGCTGCAAATGCTCTTTGAGGAATACAAAGACTCTGATG ATGTGCTGGGAAATATACTGAAGCGCCTGACTGCTAAGCGCTCCAGAGCACGAGTCGTGGATAAAATCATCAGCATGGGCCTGGTTTCTGAGCGCAAAGAGCTGTATAAGAAACGGCGACGTAGTACTGCTGGGAAAAGCCGGGAAATG ACCGAAGAAGACTTTTTTGCCGACCTTAGCGGAGAACCGAGAGGTGATATGATTCACAGAGATGAGGAACAAGATGGAGACtcggaggaggaggatgatgacgatgattgtgatgaaggagaaaaagaagaaattagacCTGTCCGCCAAAAGAAGGTCAACAAGCGAGAAAGTGTTGTGGAAAAAAACCTCAGCGTGGAATCTATGGCTCAGCGCTTACAGGGAGAAG GCATGTCAGGACCGATCTTGTGGCTTCAGAACTGCCTGAACAGAGCAGCAGATGATCGGGAAGAAGACG GTGTTTCTCACCCTGTGGCACTGGTGCCTCTGACGGAGGAGAATGAAGATGCCATGGAGAACAAAAAATTTCAAAGGCTTCTTTGCAAAGTTGGCATCCGTGCACCAGCTGATGAACAG GAGTCTTTTTGGAGGATTCCTTCAACTATGAGCATCTATCAGCTACGGTCAATTGCGAGGTCTCTCGACCAGGTAGAGGAAAGCGAAGTCAAAGTTCAAGAGGAGATTGAGACCGGGATGACGGTGAGCCCTGAATTGGAGCAGAACAACGATGAAGACAGTGACTCACAGGAGCTTAGATCTCAGGCACTCCGAGCCTTGCTCCTGGCTCGCCAGAGGAAACGTCCCTCTGAGGACACCAAAG AAAAATCTGATGTAGAGGCCACTTCTGAAATGAAAGCACAAAG TTCTGCTGCTTTTAAAGGTAAAACCTCGGGAAAGAGGAGTCGTGTGTtggatagtgatgatgatgaggatgagagAG ATGAAGCTTCTCCTAAAATGAACATTGAAACTGAAGGAGGAAATCAATCTGATGAGGAAACTCACTCTGCTCCTGCAAAGCGAAGGTGCCACAGGGTGttgagtgatgatgatgatgaagactaG